One Streptomyces sp. R28 DNA window includes the following coding sequences:
- a CDS encoding nicotinate phosphoribosyltransferase, giving the protein MDVADLGLPVDVPSTALFTDQYELTMLQAAMKAGTAERRSVFEVFTRRLPEGRRYGVLAGTGRVLDAVENFRFDPDVLGFLRERNIVDEQTLRWLADYRFSGDIWGYPEGEVYFPGSPIMRVEGTFAECVLLETVILSILNHDSAIAAAASRMSSAAGDRPIIEMGARRTHELAAVAASRAAYVGGFTSTSDLAAGFRYGIPTVGTSAHAFTLLHDRERDAFQAQVDSMGRGTTLLVDTYDVAEAVRTAVEVAGPELGAVRIDSGDLLLVAHRVRQQLDELGATSTKIIVTSDLDEYAIASLAAAPVDAYGVGTQLVTGSGHPTCSMVYKLVARAESADAGAPLVPVAKKSSGGKTSIGGRKWAARRLDEYGVVEAEVVGTGAVPDGLADRQLLVELVKGGDVVAREPLDVVRDRHTAARASLPLSATQLSRGEPVIPTEYVNGRAGSRTGS; this is encoded by the coding sequence GTGGATGTAGCGGACCTTGGGCTGCCGGTGGACGTTCCCTCGACGGCGCTCTTCACGGATCAGTACGAGCTCACGATGCTGCAGGCCGCCATGAAGGCGGGCACCGCCGAGCGGCGGAGCGTCTTCGAGGTCTTCACCCGGCGGCTGCCCGAGGGGCGGCGCTACGGCGTCCTGGCCGGCACCGGCCGGGTGCTGGACGCCGTCGAGAACTTCCGCTTCGACCCCGACGTCCTCGGCTTCCTGCGCGAGCGGAACATCGTCGACGAGCAGACCCTGCGGTGGCTCGCGGACTACCGCTTCTCCGGCGACATCTGGGGCTACCCCGAGGGCGAGGTCTACTTCCCGGGCTCGCCGATCATGCGGGTCGAGGGCACCTTCGCCGAGTGCGTGCTGCTGGAGACGGTGATCCTGTCCATCCTCAACCACGACTCCGCGATCGCCGCCGCCGCCTCACGCATGTCGTCGGCCGCCGGTGACCGCCCGATCATCGAGATGGGCGCCCGGCGCACACACGAGCTGGCCGCGGTAGCCGCGTCCCGCGCCGCGTACGTCGGCGGCTTCACCTCCACCTCCGACCTGGCCGCCGGCTTCCGCTACGGCATCCCCACCGTCGGCACCAGCGCCCACGCCTTCACCCTGCTGCACGACCGCGAGCGGGACGCCTTCCAGGCCCAGGTCGACTCCATGGGCCGCGGCACCACGCTGCTCGTGGACACCTACGACGTCGCCGAGGCGGTCCGTACGGCCGTGGAGGTCGCCGGGCCCGAGCTGGGCGCCGTCCGCATCGACTCGGGCGACCTGCTGCTGGTCGCACACCGGGTGCGCCAGCAGCTGGACGAGCTGGGCGCGACGAGCACGAAGATCATCGTCACCTCCGACCTGGACGAGTACGCCATCGCCTCGCTGGCGGCGGCGCCGGTGGACGCGTACGGCGTCGGCACCCAGCTGGTGACCGGGTCCGGGCATCCGACCTGCTCGATGGTCTACAAGCTGGTCGCCCGCGCCGAGTCCGCCGACGCGGGGGCCCCGCTGGTGCCGGTGGCGAAGAAGTCGAGCGGCGGCAAGACCTCCATCGGCGGCCGCAAGTGGGCCGCGCGGCGCCTCGACGAGTACGGCGTCGTGGAGGCCGAGGTCGTCGGCACGGGGGCGGTGCCGGACGGGCTCGCCGACCGGCAGCTGCTGGTCGAGCTGGTCAAGGGCGGTGACGTGGTGGCCCGTGAGCCGCTGGACGTCGTACGGGACCGGCACACGGCCGCTCGCGCGAGTCTGCCGCTGTCCGCGACTCAGCTCTCGCGGGGGGAACCGGTCATTCCGACGGAGTATGTCAACGGGCGCGCGGGGAGCCGGACGGGGTCGTGA
- a CDS encoding nicotinamidase, whose amino-acid sequence MRRALIVVDVQNDFCEGGSLAVSGGADVAAAVTELIGQAAGSGYQHVVATRDHHIAPGGHFSTNPDFAHSWPAHCVAGTEGVGFHPNFAPAVASGAIDAVFDKGAYVAAYSGFEGADENGVKLADWLRAREVSEVDVVGIATDHCVRATALDAAREGFRTQVLLDLTAGVASETTERALEEMREAGVELSGKPVVA is encoded by the coding sequence ATGCGCCGCGCCTTGATCGTCGTAGATGTGCAGAACGACTTCTGCGAGGGGGGCAGCCTCGCGGTGTCCGGCGGGGCCGATGTGGCCGCCGCCGTCACCGAGCTCATCGGGCAGGCGGCCGGGTCCGGCTACCAGCACGTCGTGGCCACCCGCGACCACCACATCGCGCCCGGCGGCCACTTCTCCACGAACCCCGACTTCGCCCACTCCTGGCCCGCGCACTGCGTCGCCGGCACGGAGGGGGTTGGCTTCCACCCGAACTTCGCCCCCGCCGTCGCATCCGGCGCGATCGACGCCGTGTTCGACAAGGGGGCGTACGTGGCGGCGTACAGCGGGTTCGAGGGGGCCGACGAGAACGGGGTGAAGCTGGCGGACTGGCTGCGGGCCAGGGAGGTCTCGGAGGTGGACGTGGTGGGGATCGCCACCGACCACTGCGTGCGGGCGACCGCGCTGGACGCCGCACGCGAGGGCTTCCGTACGCAGGTCCTGCTGGACCTGACCGCCGGAGTGGCCTCGGAGACCACGGAACGGGCACTGGAGGAGATGCGCGAGGCGGGGGTCGAGCTGTCCGGGAAGCCGGTCGTCGCGTAG
- a CDS encoding RDD family protein → MSSEPPPGSGQQPPEDDPFRKQPPPPEGSGSPYGQQPPYGDQPPPPSGGGPSGGGPYGGGPYGGDPYGGGGYPTDPLAGMPPLADSGKRTLARIIDMILVAVVVWLLTWGFGVTEYNVDADEVEYGKSFLQSLVAVLLFIGYDTFMTVRTGQTLGKKLLNMRVANLDNGATPSVQTALIRAAVLWIPFAFCCACIWTAICGGWSFFDRPYKQGLHDKAAKTVVVSTNA, encoded by the coding sequence ATGAGCAGTGAACCGCCTCCCGGCTCCGGTCAGCAGCCCCCGGAAGACGACCCGTTCAGGAAGCAGCCCCCGCCGCCCGAGGGCTCGGGCTCGCCGTACGGCCAACAGCCTCCGTACGGTGACCAGCCGCCGCCCCCCTCCGGCGGCGGCCCCTCCGGCGGCGGCCCCTACGGCGGCGGCCCCTACGGCGGGGACCCGTACGGCGGCGGCGGTTACCCCACCGACCCGCTCGCCGGGATGCCGCCGCTCGCCGACAGCGGCAAGCGCACGCTCGCGCGCATCATCGACATGATCCTGGTGGCCGTCGTGGTCTGGCTGCTCACCTGGGGCTTCGGCGTCACCGAGTACAACGTGGACGCCGACGAGGTGGAGTACGGCAAGTCCTTCCTGCAGTCGCTGGTCGCCGTCCTGCTCTTCATCGGCTACGACACCTTCATGACCGTCAGGACGGGGCAGACGCTCGGCAAGAAGCTGCTCAACATGAGGGTGGCCAACCTCGACAACGGGGCCACGCCGTCCGTGCAGACCGCGTTGATCCGGGCGGCGGTGCTGTGGATCCCGTTCGCGTTCTGCTGCGCCTGCATCTGGACCGCGATCTGCGGCGGCTGGAGCTTCTTCGACCGGCCCTACAAGCAGGGCCTGCACGACAAGGCGGCGAAGACGGTGGTGGTCAGCACCAATGCCTGA
- the clpS gene encoding ATP-dependent Clp protease adapter ClpS, whose product MTSPAPLEIERTESAEEVFAVPEPDVPWVTIVHNDPVNLMSYVTYVFQSYFGYTKDKATKLMLDVHHKGRAVVSSGTREEMERDVQAMHGYGLWATLQHDRK is encoded by the coding sequence GTGACGTCACCCGCTCCCCTAGAGATCGAACGAACCGAGTCGGCGGAGGAGGTCTTCGCCGTCCCCGAGCCGGACGTCCCCTGGGTCACGATCGTCCACAACGACCCGGTCAATCTCATGAGCTATGTGACCTACGTCTTCCAGTCGTACTTCGGCTACACCAAGGACAAGGCCACCAAGCTCATGCTCGACGTCCACCACAAGGGCCGGGCGGTCGTCTCCAGCGGTACGCGCGAGGAGATGGAGCGCGACGTGCAGGCCATGCACGGCTACGGTCTGTGGGCCACCCTCCAGCACGACCGCAAATGA
- a CDS encoding immune inhibitor A domain-containing protein, whose amino-acid sequence MTSRPWTFRAAATAVALAAAAATGSTYAVAQAGEGTSAASVERHDPAEHTHADHDLDGPLSKTQEAQRQEALNQVISGKAKVKERAGSQVVELKSKKGDGKYVELGREKTDKIFTILVEFGDQISDFGGTPGPAHNQIAEPDRAKDNSTAWQADYNQKHFQDLYFGTGKKTESMKKYYEKQSSGRYSVEGEVADWVKVPYNEARYGNNACGQTNCSSVWNVVSDGLNAWVAQQKAAGKTDAEIKADVAQFDQWDRYDFDGDGNFNEADGYIDHFQIVHAGEDESAGGGAQGTDAIWAHRWYAFGTDAGATGPSDNKLGGAQIGSTGIWVGDYTIQPENGGLGVFAHEYGHDLGLPDHYDTSGGENSTGFWTLMSSGSWLGTGKKEIGDLPGDMTAWDKLQLGWLNYDKAKAATESEHKLGVAEYNTRHKQALVVELPKKKVTTEIVKPAQGANQWWSGSGDSLANTLTRSVDLTGKSSAALTLDGWYDIEAEFDYLYTEVSTDGGANWTAVDGTVDGAALPRDASGKPALTGTVDAYKKLVFPLDAYAGKKIDLRFRYQTDGGVAQKGFAADEITVTADGTALFSDNAESADAAWATKGFSRIGASITDDYAQYYIAENRQYVSYDKTLKSGPYNFGFSSTRPDWVEHYAYQNGLLIWKWDTSQADNNTSKHPGVGLVLPVDSHPTALKWSDGTLMRNRIQSYDAPFSRFRTDGMTLHNADVATRIPSRAGVPVFNDRTNTYYDAATPTAGVKITDTNTKIKIIKEAYDGSTITVEVGAAVK is encoded by the coding sequence GTGACCAGCAGACCCTGGACGTTCAGAGCGGCGGCAACCGCCGTCGCGCTCGCGGCAGCCGCGGCGACGGGCTCGACCTACGCGGTGGCGCAGGCCGGCGAAGGCACCTCGGCGGCATCCGTGGAGCGGCACGACCCGGCGGAGCACACTCACGCCGACCACGACCTGGATGGCCCCCTGAGCAAGACCCAGGAGGCCCAGCGCCAAGAAGCCCTCAACCAGGTCATATCCGGCAAGGCGAAGGTGAAGGAGCGCGCGGGCTCGCAGGTCGTCGAGCTCAAGAGCAAGAAGGGCGACGGCAAGTACGTCGAGCTGGGCCGCGAGAAGACCGACAAGATATTCACGATCCTGGTCGAGTTCGGCGACCAGATCAGTGACTTCGGCGGCACGCCCGGCCCGGCCCACAACCAGATAGCCGAGCCCGACCGCGCCAAGGACAACTCGACGGCCTGGCAGGCGGACTACAACCAGAAGCACTTCCAGGACCTCTACTTCGGCACCGGCAAGAAGACCGAGTCGATGAAGAAGTACTACGAGAAGCAGTCCTCGGGCCGCTACTCGGTCGAGGGCGAGGTCGCCGACTGGGTCAAGGTCCCCTACAACGAGGCCCGTTACGGCAACAACGCCTGCGGCCAGACCAACTGCTCCAGCGTCTGGAACGTCGTCAGCGACGGTCTGAACGCGTGGGTCGCCCAGCAGAAGGCAGCTGGGAAGACCGACGCCGAGATCAAGGCGGACGTCGCGCAGTTCGACCAGTGGGACCGCTACGACTTCGATGGCGACGGCAACTTCAACGAGGCCGACGGCTACATCGACCACTTCCAGATCGTGCACGCCGGTGAGGACGAGTCCGCGGGCGGCGGCGCGCAGGGCACCGACGCGATCTGGGCCCACCGCTGGTACGCGTTCGGCACCGACGCGGGTGCCACCGGCCCCTCGGACAACAAGCTGGGCGGCGCGCAGATCGGCTCCACCGGCATCTGGGTCGGCGACTACACCATCCAGCCGGAGAACGGCGGGCTCGGCGTCTTCGCCCACGAGTACGGCCACGACCTCGGCCTGCCGGACCACTACGACACCTCCGGCGGTGAGAACTCCACCGGCTTCTGGACCTTGATGTCCTCCGGTTCCTGGCTGGGCACCGGCAAGAAGGAGATCGGTGACCTGCCGGGCGACATGACCGCCTGGGACAAGCTCCAGCTGGGCTGGCTGAACTACGACAAGGCGAAGGCCGCGACGGAGTCCGAGCACAAGCTGGGCGTGGCCGAGTACAACACCCGGCACAAGCAGGCCCTCGTGGTCGAGCTGCCCAAGAAGAAGGTCACCACCGAGATCGTCAAGCCGGCGCAGGGCGCGAACCAGTGGTGGAGCGGCAGCGGCGACAGCCTCGCCAACACGCTGACCCGTTCCGTGGACCTCACGGGCAAGTCCTCCGCCGCCCTCACCCTTGACGGCTGGTACGACATCGAGGCCGAGTTCGACTACCTCTACACCGAGGTCTCGACCGACGGCGGCGCCAACTGGACGGCCGTCGACGGCACGGTGGACGGTGCGGCCCTCCCGCGCGACGCCAGCGGCAAACCCGCCCTCACCGGCACGGTGGACGCCTACAAGAAGCTGGTCTTCCCGCTCGACGCCTACGCCGGCAAGAAGATCGACCTGCGCTTCCGCTACCAGACGGACGGCGGCGTGGCCCAGAAGGGCTTCGCGGCCGACGAGATCACCGTGACCGCCGACGGCACGGCCCTGTTCTCCGACAACGCCGAGAGCGCGGACGCCGCTTGGGCGACCAAGGGCTTCTCCCGTATCGGCGCGTCCATCACGGACGACTACGCGCAGTACTACATCGCCGAGAACCGCCAGTACGTGTCGTACGACAAGACCCTGAAGTCGGGCCCGTACAACTTCGGCTTCTCGTCGACCCGTCCGGACTGGGTGGAGCACTACGCGTACCAGAACGGCCTGTTGATCTGGAAGTGGGACACCTCCCAGGCGGACAACAACACCAGCAAGCACCCCGGTGTCGGCCTGGTCCTCCCGGTCGACTCCCACCCGACCGCGCTGAAGTGGTCCGACGGCACGCTGATGCGCAACCGCATCCAGTCCTACGACGCGCCGTTCAGCCGGTTCCGCACGGACGGCATGACGCTGCACAACGCGGACGTCGCGACCCGGATTCCGTCGCGTGCGGGGGTGCCGGTCTTCAACGACCGCACCAACACGTACTACGACGCGGCGACCCCGACCGCGGGCGTCAAGATCACTGACACCAACACCAAGATCAAGATCATCAAGGAGGCCTATGACGGCTCGACGATCACGGTCGAGGTCGGCGCTGCGGTGAAGTAA